Proteins encoded within one genomic window of Acidobacteriota bacterium:
- a CDS encoding helix-turn-helix domain-containing protein has protein sequence MEIPRNLLSEKEACALYLHSRTWFWAARERGVLPFVKSGRKVLYDRRDLDRYFESAKQQKTAA, from the coding sequence ATGGAAATTCCGCGAAATTTATTGAGTGAGAAAGAAGCGTGCGCCCTTTATTTACACAGTCGAACCTGGTTTTGGGCGGCTCGTGAGCGAGGGGTTCTGCCATTTGTCAAGTCTGGTCGAAAGGTCTTGTATGATCGACGCGATCTTGATCGCTATTTCGAATCGGCCAAACAACAAAAAACCGCTGCATAA
- a CDS encoding helix-turn-helix domain-containing protein gives MEPVDIRTRRRKLGLTQIELGEKLGIPGNTISRWELGTVTPEHPKLIDLALRALEYETGYPVPRESDDDFFSRNMSALAEVKERQEARAARTPQPAD, from the coding sequence ATGGAACCCGTTGACATTCGCACCCGTCGCCGAAAATTAGGACTCACCCAAATCGAACTGGGAGAAAAACTTGGAATTCCTGGAAATACTATTTCCCGATGGGAGCTGGGCACTGTGACACCAGAGCACCCAAAACTTATTGATCTGGCCCTGCGGGCACTTGAATATGAAACCGGCTACCCGGTCCCGCGCGAATCGGATGATGATTTTTTCTCTCGAAACATGTCCGCACTGGCAGAAGTAAAAGAACGTCAGGAAGCGCGTGCCGCCAGAACTCCTCAACCTGCGGATTAA
- a CDS encoding tape measure protein, whose translation MQTAGIGLTAALTAPLALIAKTGLAFDSMFEQASVAFSSMTGSVDIAHEHLTQLREFADRTPFEFADVIKGSKTFQAFGLSIEEVIPTLTAIGNAAAATGRGQVAIDQLTMSLGQMLARGKVTSTEFRELGNNAVPGLRILAAAAGKTTIEMQALVEKGVVPADWALRQIVKGIQKSNLGGMMEVQSRTAAGALSTLHDVVVGTLGDALQPVFGFLRDSLLWVIPKIQEFGKMWVSLPGPIKNTVVAIAGIGGVVGPVLVLLGGVVTAVGTIGAPILATIAGITAGVSAAVGAITFIWTSNFGGMRDAAIKIFNAINTGVQQIFGDLIQWYQSNLPLIQATTKTVFDFIQRIVSGSVGVGVKNTVSAIGYIVSFVRSYLANLATAITVIMKAINGDWRGAWFTFANVAGDQIDRLVRTMLGRLPAIFTKAYEMGKALVSGFSQGIASNLPSNPIAHSGSTSLRLNLPPTSLIPPRKDYGADLFSPLGGNKGRGGGGGGGAKEDEAASLLKRLQDEIARVGLKTKEQEVAVDLLDKKYAKYNETTKETIRLAARELDSKMRINELSEKTTALLDRQRQELRGTETEMDKVFELLRNQAAPVAIDSTTRSVLLLNASLIDGQKALEGLSKMKLDLPLSILPEEFGADIGGDTLERIRQEFIYAKAVEELNEKLKIKRTLSNLEQSQIEITTGKLKELTQAQKDQLLVVARGIDDQLKAKEKLDKLKEMAGQFTDVFKGAFDALFTDGFQGFKSKLLSGFADLLSQLVSQLLSSALIKLLGGLFGGLFGGGGNVLASIGGGGGGIFGSLFGGGRALGGPVFSGRSYLVGENGPELFVPRNSGSVVTNRDLVAVGSGGRSLNVTNNFWIPSQTGTISKASQRQTAARSGYAITRALERDR comes from the coding sequence ATGCAAACGGCAGGGATTGGCCTCACTGCGGCGCTGACTGCCCCACTGGCCTTGATTGCCAAAACCGGGCTTGCCTTCGACTCGATGTTTGAGCAAGCTTCTGTTGCTTTTTCGTCAATGACTGGCTCCGTGGATATAGCTCACGAGCACCTGACTCAACTGCGAGAATTTGCTGACAGGACCCCATTCGAATTTGCTGACGTCATCAAGGGATCGAAGACTTTTCAAGCTTTCGGGCTCTCAATCGAGGAAGTGATTCCCACATTGACGGCAATTGGCAACGCCGCTGCCGCAACTGGCCGGGGTCAAGTTGCTATTGACCAATTGACCATGTCATTGGGCCAGATGCTGGCACGTGGCAAAGTCACCTCCACGGAGTTCCGCGAGCTGGGAAACAACGCCGTGCCAGGGCTACGAATTCTGGCGGCGGCAGCGGGTAAAACCACAATTGAAATGCAGGCGTTGGTTGAAAAAGGAGTTGTTCCTGCAGATTGGGCGCTGAGGCAAATTGTCAAAGGAATTCAGAAGAGTAATTTGGGCGGGATGATGGAAGTTCAGTCTCGGACGGCAGCAGGAGCACTCAGCACTCTTCATGATGTGGTTGTCGGGACGCTTGGGGATGCGCTCCAGCCTGTTTTTGGTTTTTTGCGAGATTCGCTTTTGTGGGTGATCCCGAAGATTCAAGAATTCGGAAAAATGTGGGTTAGCCTGCCCGGACCAATCAAAAACACAGTAGTGGCCATCGCAGGCATTGGCGGAGTGGTCGGCCCGGTTTTGGTTTTACTGGGTGGGGTTGTGACCGCAGTCGGAACGATTGGCGCCCCCATTTTGGCGACAATCGCGGGTATTACAGCCGGGGTTTCAGCAGCGGTCGGGGCAATCACTTTTATTTGGACCTCGAACTTTGGGGGTATGCGAGACGCCGCAATTAAAATCTTCAATGCCATAAATACAGGGGTTCAGCAGATCTTCGGGGATTTGATTCAGTGGTACCAGTCAAACCTGCCGTTAATTCAGGCAACAACAAAAACAGTTTTTGATTTTATCCAGAGGATCGTAAGCGGATCTGTGGGCGTGGGCGTCAAAAACACAGTTTCCGCAATCGGATACATCGTCTCTTTTGTCAGAAGCTATTTGGCCAATTTAGCCACGGCGATTACCGTGATAATGAAAGCAATCAACGGGGACTGGCGCGGAGCTTGGTTTACGTTTGCTAATGTTGCAGGTGACCAAATTGACCGGCTGGTTCGAACAATGCTCGGTAGGCTGCCGGCTATTTTCACGAAAGCTTACGAGATGGGGAAAGCTTTGGTCTCGGGCTTCAGCCAAGGGATTGCTTCAAATTTACCCAGTAACCCTATTGCCCATTCCGGCTCAACTTCTCTCCGATTGAATCTTCCTCCCACAAGCTTGATTCCCCCACGAAAAGATTATGGGGCGGATTTATTCTCACCGCTGGGTGGCAACAAAGGCCGTGGCGGCGGTGGCGGTGGCGGAGCAAAAGAAGACGAGGCCGCCTCGCTCCTGAAACGACTTCAAGACGAGATAGCCCGTGTCGGCCTTAAAACAAAAGAGCAAGAAGTCGCGGTTGATCTATTGGATAAAAAATATGCCAAGTACAACGAAACGACCAAAGAGACCATTCGCCTGGCGGCCCGAGAACTCGATTCTAAAATGAGGATCAACGAGTTGAGCGAGAAAACGACCGCACTCCTTGACCGTCAGCGTCAGGAACTGCGCGGCACAGAAACGGAGATGGATAAGGTTTTTGAGCTTCTCCGCAACCAGGCCGCGCCGGTTGCAATCGATAGTACAACGCGGAGCGTTTTGCTTTTGAACGCTTCGCTTATCGATGGGCAAAAGGCACTTGAAGGGCTTTCCAAAATGAAATTGGATTTACCCCTTTCCATATTGCCAGAAGAATTTGGGGCGGATATTGGCGGCGACACCCTTGAAAGAATCAGACAAGAATTTATTTATGCAAAGGCCGTGGAGGAACTAAACGAAAAGCTCAAAATCAAACGCACTTTGAGCAACCTTGAACAAAGTCAAATCGAGATTACTACTGGAAAGCTGAAAGAATTGACACAGGCCCAGAAGGACCAGTTGCTCGTTGTGGCCCGTGGGATTGACGACCAACTGAAAGCAAAAGAAAAGCTAGACAAGTTGAAAGAGATGGCCGGGCAGTTTACGGATGTCTTTAAGGGGGCTTTTGACGCTCTCTTCACGGACGGATTTCAGGGATTCAAGTCGAAACTGCTTTCCGGTTTTGCCGACTTGCTTTCACAACTTGTCTCTCAATTGCTGTCTTCGGCGTTGATCAAGCTGCTTGGCGGGCTCTTTGGTGGGCTGTTCGGTGGCGGCGGGAACGTCCTGGCTTCAATCGGCGGCGGTGGTGGTGGGATATTCGGCTCGCTGTTTGGCGGTGGTCGGGCTCTGGGCGGTCCGGTGTTTTCAGGCCGGTCGTATCTGGTTGGGGAGAACGGGCCAGAGTTGTTTGTGCCGCGCAACTCTGGATCAGTGGTCACGAACCGTGACCTGGTAGCCGTTGGATCTGGTGGCCGGTCGCTGAACGTGACCAATAATTTCTGGATACCCAGCCAGACAGGGACAATCTCGAAAGCCTCGCAACGGCAAACTGCAGCACGGAGCGGGTACGCCATTACGCGGGCGCTGGAGCGTGACCGGTGA
- a CDS encoding DUF3854 domain-containing protein, with protein sequence MFEGDYHKFPNNQKTNLTESDLEKFKSAFITPNLIGQAKLFRANSLEGARIVGRKPKIDEDYSGIVFPFFFPGESQPHEFRLRRDSPSRELQPNGSTKETGKYLSPPGRGGLLYFVPGTDPAALTDPSVPVLVTEGEKKTIALHRFCSESGWKALPIGLTGVWNWRGKVGKEPTPDGGTTPVKGPIPALDRIPWDNRQVFIIFDSNLKTNESVRAARTGLTKELARRGALVKWVDLPELAGVNGVDDLLAHPDGGPNLLESLIQSASTPEQAESATGNFPYQVLEDGGIRWQKPTKDGPTSVQLSNFSARIVRQITEIDDIEAQITLELEAECRGRRYQFLLPAREFSKMEWPYLRIGADAIVFPGTTAKEHLRVGIQLLSGGIRKETVFKSTGWRKIDDQWVFLHGGGAVGNQSVSVELEAGMENYYLPAPPDQGRLTEAIRASLRFLDLADRRQTWPLLASVYTGPFSEMIGVDFLLWLHGVTGSRKSTLAALLLCHFGDFQRHSLPANFTSTGNSLERQAFSTKDVLFVVDDYAPPPDRKHAAAQEAAAHRLIRAVGDRRGRGRMNADTSLKRSMFPRGLVLVTAETGAPGHQSSAARCVEVQLRPGNVRLDLLTHAQETDAPRYAEAMAGFLAWIAPRYDDMRTEAEQWIRREATQFQSSHGRIPEACAKLLFGVWSFLRFAVETGAITPETQAALFAQAKQALQFTAERSNEQQEVQRPTAIFFDHLQTLLAQGAIYLVDRDEEGGFENTKSFAAQAGWVDKVKRIAYLQPNAALAEIKNFAARLGTNFPFDARTLGEYLDHENWLIEKKDGRSTVQIRIGDKRQWVWAVSLDAIEEKNLEPTEKCGDTGDTGDKPSQIIEKSSAYFVTTLSPEKSGKSKTGDKTSELSPLSPEKQRDSVLTGDTGDKINSLDTGDTEFVTTVRTVTTENTTNKNISENSPQPASSNGTPGPRKMRRVTI encoded by the coding sequence ATGTTTGAGGGAGACTACCACAAATTCCCCAATAACCAAAAAACAAACCTCACGGAAAGCGACCTTGAAAAATTCAAATCCGCTTTCATCACCCCAAATTTGATTGGTCAAGCCAAATTATTTCGGGCGAATTCTCTTGAAGGGGCTCGGATCGTCGGGCGTAAGCCAAAAATTGATGAAGATTATTCAGGGATTGTTTTTCCCTTCTTTTTTCCCGGCGAATCCCAGCCCCATGAGTTTCGCCTCCGTCGTGATTCACCTTCACGAGAACTCCAGCCTAACGGATCAACGAAAGAGACTGGGAAATACCTCAGCCCGCCTGGTCGGGGTGGACTTTTGTATTTTGTGCCAGGGACTGATCCGGCTGCCCTTACTGATCCATCAGTCCCGGTCCTGGTTACCGAAGGCGAGAAAAAAACCATCGCATTGCACCGTTTCTGCTCTGAATCCGGCTGGAAGGCTCTCCCAATCGGACTAACTGGGGTCTGGAACTGGCGGGGGAAAGTGGGCAAAGAGCCCACGCCCGATGGGGGAACGACCCCAGTCAAAGGCCCAATTCCCGCGCTGGACCGGATTCCCTGGGACAACCGGCAGGTGTTCATCATTTTTGATTCAAATCTGAAAACCAACGAGTCAGTCAGGGCCGCACGAACAGGATTGACCAAAGAATTGGCCCGCCGTGGTGCACTTGTGAAGTGGGTTGACCTGCCGGAGTTGGCCGGCGTGAACGGCGTGGATGATCTGCTGGCACATCCTGATGGTGGCCCCAACCTCCTTGAAAGCCTCATTCAGTCAGCTTCAACGCCTGAACAGGCAGAGTCGGCGACGGGTAATTTCCCTTACCAGGTGCTTGAAGATGGCGGGATCAGATGGCAAAAGCCCACCAAAGATGGACCGACATCGGTGCAACTGTCGAACTTTAGCGCCCGGATCGTGCGCCAAATTACCGAAATTGACGACATCGAAGCTCAAATCACGCTTGAACTCGAAGCGGAATGCCGTGGACGCCGCTACCAGTTTCTGCTGCCAGCCCGAGAATTTTCAAAGATGGAGTGGCCATATTTGCGAATCGGGGCAGATGCCATTGTTTTTCCGGGCACCACAGCTAAAGAACACTTGCGAGTGGGGATTCAGCTTTTATCAGGAGGTATCCGGAAAGAAACGGTCTTTAAGTCAACCGGTTGGCGAAAGATCGATGATCAATGGGTTTTCCTTCACGGTGGGGGCGCGGTTGGAAATCAGAGCGTCAGTGTTGAGCTTGAAGCCGGGATGGAAAATTATTACCTGCCTGCACCGCCTGACCAGGGCAGGTTGACGGAAGCAATCAGAGCCAGTCTGCGATTTCTCGATCTGGCTGACCGTCGCCAAACCTGGCCATTGCTGGCAAGTGTATACACCGGACCATTTTCAGAGATGATCGGTGTGGATTTTCTCCTATGGCTTCACGGTGTCACTGGGTCACGAAAGTCAACTCTGGCAGCGTTGTTACTTTGCCACTTTGGTGATTTCCAACGCCACTCACTGCCCGCAAACTTCACCAGTACCGGCAATTCATTGGAACGACAGGCTTTCTCAACAAAGGATGTTTTGTTTGTCGTGGATGACTATGCTCCACCACCTGACCGCAAGCACGCGGCGGCACAGGAAGCGGCGGCACACCGGTTGATCCGTGCCGTTGGCGACCGCCGTGGCCGTGGCCGAATGAATGCTGACACGAGCCTGAAACGATCCATGTTCCCGCGTGGGTTGGTTTTGGTAACCGCAGAAACCGGCGCACCTGGCCACCAGTCATCGGCAGCCCGATGTGTCGAAGTGCAGCTCAGGCCCGGCAATGTTCGGCTCGATTTGCTCACCCATGCTCAAGAAACTGACGCCCCGCGATATGCCGAGGCGATGGCTGGCTTTCTCGCCTGGATAGCACCACGTTATGACGACATGCGGACTGAAGCCGAGCAATGGATCCGCCGCGAAGCAACTCAGTTCCAATCAAGTCATGGTCGAATCCCTGAAGCCTGCGCCAAGCTCCTTTTTGGAGTCTGGAGTTTTCTTCGGTTTGCCGTCGAAACGGGCGCGATTACTCCGGAAACTCAAGCCGCGCTGTTTGCCCAGGCCAAGCAGGCACTCCAGTTTACTGCCGAAAGATCAAACGAACAGCAGGAAGTCCAAAGACCAACCGCGATTTTTTTCGACCACTTGCAAACACTGCTTGCCCAAGGGGCGATTTATTTGGTTGATCGTGATGAAGAAGGGGGATTCGAAAATACAAAGTCCTTTGCTGCTCAAGCTGGGTGGGTGGATAAGGTGAAGCGAATTGCCTACTTGCAACCCAATGCAGCACTTGCGGAAATCAAAAACTTTGCGGCACGGCTGGGTACAAACTTTCCCTTCGATGCACGAACTCTCGGCGAATACCTGGATCATGAAAATTGGTTGATCGAGAAAAAAGATGGCCGATCAACTGTACAAATTCGCATCGGTGACAAGAGGCAGTGGGTTTGGGCTGTTTCTCTCGATGCAATTGAGGAAAAGAATTTAGAACCAACCGAAAAGTGTGGTGACACTGGTGACACTGGTGACAAACCCAGTCAAATCATTGAAAAATCAAGTGCTTATTTTGTCACCACTTTGTCACCAGAAAAGTCAGGAAAATCTAAAACTGGTGACAAAACTTCAGAGTTGTCACCACTGTCACCAGAAAAACAGAGGGATTCCGTTTTAACCGGTGATACTGGTGACAAAATAAATTCTTTGGATACAGGAGATACAGAGTTTGTCACCACTGTCCGCACTGTCACCACAGAAAACACCACAAACAAAAATATTTCTGAAAATTCACCCCAACCTGCAAGCTCGAACGGGACACCAGGTCCTCGAAAAATGAGGAGGGTAACCATATGA
- a CDS encoding PDZ domain-containing protein: protein MHFVLRRLVPVLAVVVWTLWWTLPARAVPSFPRQLTVHYQVTLEKAGNKAVLVEMRLQGLDRPTVDVAIPAWTPGSYEILNYAQYLSELAAKGATGQALETRFVDKQTWRIQCAGQTQISVRYRVICDQLTVDSNWLGPQFGQLQGAATFLYLVGETGIPRTVEFTLPSGWNVAMPLTQVGGKTFTARDYEALIDAPMVLGKYRRTDFTVQKIPFSFFTVRENADIEGLQEAITKIALVYAEMMGSLPFDRYFLIYIPFESNSLSVIEGLEHANSTVINFSPETLVDYPLASVDFLSVTAHEIFHAWNVKRLRPKELVGASLAQEVYTPSLWFAEGVTDYYAMLGLVRAKLIRLPDYAAYLERNLNALEEAPGRQFMSLEDASLATWLTGTSNFQNIQLDYYGKGAVVAALLDIELRAKTEGRYSLDEVVRAMYNRFPETGPGYSSDDILQEINRLTGVDVTEFFRRNIKGSEELPSRELFEKIGLQVTVKRDEFAYRGFGLEFDGRTTRVIQCDQDSPAEDAGLENGDIVLSVNQETIVSQTMLNRVVAKMTSLPGPVDLKIKRRKKILSLTVAATQSVSVTVSVKILSTLSPSQQALQRSVFQLSMAVPLGKKAA from the coding sequence ATGCACTTTGTACTTCGCCGTTTAGTTCCGGTGTTGGCTGTTGTCGTTTGGACTTTGTGGTGGACCCTGCCAGCCAGGGCCGTGCCCAGTTTTCCCAGACAACTCACGGTTCATTATCAGGTCACACTGGAGAAAGCTGGAAATAAAGCGGTTTTGGTTGAAATGCGCCTTCAGGGTCTTGACCGCCCAACGGTGGATGTCGCGATCCCAGCCTGGACACCCGGCTCCTATGAAATTCTGAACTATGCGCAGTATCTTTCAGAACTTGCTGCCAAAGGAGCGACGGGTCAAGCTCTGGAAACCCGCTTCGTTGATAAGCAAACCTGGCGAATTCAATGTGCCGGACAGACACAGATTTCAGTGCGGTATCGGGTGATATGCGATCAATTAACAGTTGATTCCAACTGGCTTGGTCCCCAATTTGGTCAGCTTCAAGGTGCCGCGACATTCCTCTATCTTGTTGGGGAAACAGGGATTCCACGCACTGTTGAATTTACGCTGCCATCTGGGTGGAACGTCGCCATGCCATTGACTCAAGTCGGAGGAAAAACCTTTACGGCCAGGGATTATGAAGCGCTGATTGATGCTCCAATGGTGCTTGGAAAGTACCGCCGAACGGATTTCACCGTTCAAAAAATCCCATTCTCCTTCTTTACCGTTCGGGAAAACGCCGATATTGAGGGGTTGCAGGAAGCGATTACCAAAATTGCGCTGGTGTATGCTGAAATGATGGGCTCGCTTCCTTTTGACCGGTATTTTCTGATTTACATCCCTTTTGAATCCAACTCTTTAAGTGTCATTGAGGGCCTGGAGCATGCCAATTCCACCGTAATCAATTTTTCACCTGAAACACTGGTTGATTACCCCCTTGCCAGTGTTGACTTTCTTTCTGTCACCGCCCACGAAATCTTTCATGCCTGGAACGTGAAACGACTTCGACCAAAGGAACTGGTTGGGGCTTCGTTGGCCCAGGAGGTCTACACCCCGTCGTTATGGTTTGCGGAAGGCGTGACCGATTACTATGCGATGCTTGGGCTGGTACGGGCAAAATTAATTCGGTTGCCAGATTATGCGGCTTATCTGGAACGGAATCTCAATGCCTTGGAAGAGGCTCCAGGCCGACAATTTATGAGTCTGGAAGATGCTTCATTGGCCACCTGGTTAACTGGCACGAGTAATTTTCAAAATATTCAGCTTGATTACTATGGCAAAGGTGCTGTTGTCGCGGCCCTGCTCGATATTGAACTCCGAGCCAAAACGGAAGGGAGATATTCACTTGATGAGGTTGTGCGGGCAATGTATAACCGGTTTCCTGAAACTGGTCCTGGATATTCAAGTGATGATATCCTTCAGGAAATCAATCGTTTGACTGGAGTTGACGTAACCGAGTTTTTTCGACGCAATATTAAAGGCAGTGAGGAGTTGCCTTCTCGGGAACTCTTTGAAAAGATTGGGCTTCAGGTCACAGTTAAGCGGGATGAATTTGCTTATCGTGGATTTGGTCTTGAGTTTGATGGGCGGACGACACGTGTCATTCAATGTGATCAGGACTCACCAGCGGAAGACGCAGGTCTTGAGAATGGTGATATTGTCCTGAGTGTGAATCAAGAGACGATTGTGTCGCAAACTATGTTAAATCGAGTCGTTGCAAAAATGACTTCACTGCCTGGGCCAGTTGATTTAAAAATCAAGCGCCGCAAAAAGATTCTTTCACTAACCGTGGCTGCAACACAGTCCGTTTCAGTTACTGTTTCCGTCAAAATTCTTTCAACTCTCTCGCCATCCCAACAAGCCTTGCAACGATCAGTTTTTCAGTTGAGTATGGCTGTCCCACTTGGAAAAAAAGCGGCCTGA